A single window of Synechococcus sp. CBW1004 DNA harbors:
- the cysE gene encoding serine O-acetyltransferase — protein MLQAIRCDLAIIRERDPAARGTVEILLCYPGLHALVLHRLSHRLWGSRLPLLPLLARLLSQLGRLLTGVEIHPGARIGSGVFIDHGMGVVIGETSVVGDRCLLYQGVTLGGTGKQHGKRHPTLAENVVVGAGAKVLGAIQVGANTRIGAGSVVLRDVEADSTVVGIPGRVIHQSGVRIDPLAHSALPDAEARVIRNLMERIDTLENELARTQACLREVAAGRPLAEPCAGAAQNLRDREILEFLGEEPTMRGG, from the coding sequence ATGCTGCAAGCCATCCGCTGCGATCTGGCGATCATCCGTGAGCGGGATCCGGCCGCCCGGGGCACCGTCGAGATCCTGCTCTGCTACCCGGGCCTGCATGCCCTGGTGCTGCATCGCCTCAGCCACCGCCTCTGGGGCAGCCGCCTGCCCCTGTTGCCACTGCTGGCGCGCCTGCTCAGCCAGCTGGGGCGGCTGCTCACCGGCGTGGAGATCCATCCGGGAGCGCGGATCGGCAGCGGCGTGTTCATCGACCACGGCATGGGCGTGGTGATCGGCGAGACCAGCGTGGTAGGCGACCGCTGCCTGCTGTATCAGGGCGTCACCCTGGGGGGCACGGGCAAGCAGCACGGCAAACGCCACCCGACCCTGGCCGAAAACGTGGTGGTCGGTGCCGGCGCCAAGGTGCTCGGGGCAATCCAGGTGGGCGCCAACACCCGCATCGGCGCCGGTTCAGTCGTCCTGCGCGACGTGGAGGCGGACAGCACGGTGGTGGGTATCCCCGGTCGGGTCATCCACCAGAGCGGCGTGCGCATCGACCCCCTGGCCCACTCCGCCCTGCCCGATGCCGAAGCCCGCGTGATCCGCAACCTGATGGAGCGCATCGACACGCTCGAGAACGAGCTGGCACGCACCCAGGCTTGCCTGCGCGAGGTGGCGGCTGGCCGCCCCCTGGCCGAGCCCTGTGCCGGCGCCGCCCAGAACCTGCGCGATCGCGAGATTCTGGAGTTTCTCGGGGAGGAGCCAACGATGCGAGGCGGATAG
- the infC gene encoding translation initiation factor IF-3 — translation MPPRPRFDRRAPVRELPNINDRISYPNLRVVDADGSQLGVITRERALEVARERELDLVLVSEKADPPVCRVMDYGKYKFEQEKKAKEAKKKSHQTEVKEVKMRYKIDSHDYQVRIGQATRFLKAGDKVKCTVIFRGREIQHTALAETLLLRIAKDLEENAEIQQPPKREGRNMIMFLSPRKQAVAKTSGKPAAAAGTGSPAPAKVSPNGASAPAARAETAQP, via the coding sequence ATGCCTCCCCGCCCCCGTTTTGATCGCCGCGCTCCCGTGCGGGAGCTCCCCAACATCAACGACCGCATCAGTTACCCCAACCTGCGGGTGGTCGATGCCGACGGCAGTCAGCTGGGAGTGATCACGCGGGAGAGAGCTCTGGAGGTGGCCCGAGAGCGCGAGCTCGATCTGGTGCTGGTGAGCGAGAAGGCCGATCCGCCCGTGTGCCGGGTGATGGATTACGGCAAGTACAAGTTCGAGCAGGAGAAGAAGGCCAAGGAAGCCAAGAAGAAGTCGCACCAGACCGAGGTCAAGGAGGTCAAGATGCGCTACAAGATCGATTCGCATGACTACCAGGTGCGCATCGGTCAGGCCACGCGCTTCCTCAAGGCCGGCGACAAGGTCAAGTGCACGGTGATCTTCCGCGGTCGTGAGATCCAGCACACCGCCCTGGCCGAGACCCTGCTGCTGCGCATCGCCAAGGATCTCGAGGAGAACGCCGAGATCCAGCAGCCGCCCAAGCGTGAGGGCCGCAACATGATCATGTTCCTGTCTCCGCGCAAGCAGGCGGTCGCCAAGACCAGCGGCAAGCCAGCTGCCGCCGCAGGCACCGGTTCGCCCGCCCCGGCCAAGGTCAGCCCCAACGGTGCATCGGCTCCGGCCGCCAGGGCCGAAACCGCCCAGCCCTGA
- a CDS encoding SH3 domain-containing protein, with product MLGFALLAPAALPAGGAERRLPEVRRRQSALEPLLSSACQSLRCAPERQAPVLARVDAGVPMRVLRQWFSPQGRRWLQVEAVSACGRPSRGWMSS from the coding sequence TTGCTCGGGTTTGCCCTCCTGGCACCCGCGGCCCTGCCTGCCGGTGGCGCGGAACGGCGGTTACCCGAGGTACGGCGTCGTCAGAGCGCTCTGGAACCGTTGCTCAGCTCCGCCTGCCAGAGCCTGCGCTGTGCTCCCGAGCGTCAGGCCCCGGTCCTCGCCCGCGTGGATGCGGGTGTGCCGATGCGGGTGCTGCGCCAGTGGTTTTCGCCTCAGGGGCGTCGCTGGCTGCAGGTGGAGGCGGTCTCGGCCTGTGGTCGCCCCTCCCGAGGCTGGATGAGCAGCTGA
- a CDS encoding GntR family transcriptional regulator, with the protein MRFHIQQESDIPASTQLYNQICFAIAARHYPPGHRLPSTRQLAMQTGLHRNTISKVYRQLETDGVVEAMAGSGIYVRDQQKPREIKPPPGLRHKTLPDIDREVRQSVDGLLNAGCTLQQARELLTHEIDWRLRCGARVLVSTPREDIGASHLIAEELTPSLEVPVEVVPMEELEAVLESSSQGTVVTSRYFLQPVEEIAKSHGVRAVAVDLNDFRQELDLLKELRAGSCVGLVSISPGILRAAEVILHSMRGNELLVMTANPDIGSRLLALLRAASHVLCDRPSLPLVEQTLRQNRAQLMRLPVVHCAQSYLGKATINQLRKEIGLLAV; encoded by the coding sequence GTGCGATTCCACATCCAGCAGGAAAGCGACATCCCGGCGTCCACCCAGCTGTACAACCAGATCTGTTTCGCCATCGCCGCCCGCCATTATCCGCCCGGGCATCGGTTGCCGAGCACCCGCCAGCTCGCCATGCAGACCGGCCTGCATCGCAACACGATCAGCAAGGTGTACCGCCAGCTGGAGACCGACGGTGTGGTGGAGGCCATGGCCGGTTCGGGCATCTATGTGCGCGATCAGCAGAAGCCGCGCGAGATCAAGCCACCTCCGGGGCTGCGCCACAAGACCCTGCCCGACATCGATCGGGAGGTGCGCCAGAGCGTCGACGGCCTGCTGAACGCCGGCTGCACCCTCCAGCAGGCCCGCGAGCTGCTCACCCACGAGATCGACTGGCGCCTGCGCTGTGGCGCCCGCGTGCTGGTCTCCACCCCCCGCGAGGACATCGGCGCCTCCCATCTGATCGCCGAGGAGCTCACCCCGAGCCTGGAGGTGCCCGTGGAGGTGGTGCCGATGGAGGAGCTGGAGGCGGTGCTGGAGAGCTCCAGCCAGGGCACGGTGGTCACCAGTCGCTACTTCCTGCAGCCGGTCGAGGAGATCGCCAAGAGCCACGGGGTGCGGGCCGTGGCGGTGGATCTCAACGACTTCCGCCAGGAGCTGGATCTGCTCAAGGAGCTGCGGGCCGGCAGCTGCGTGGGCCTGGTGAGCATCAGCCCGGGCATCCTGCGGGCCGCCGAGGTAATCCTGCACAGCATGCGCGGCAATGAACTGCTGGTGATGACCGCCAATCCCGACATCGGCAGCCGCCTGCTGGCGCTGCTGCGGGCCGCCAGCCACGTGCTCTGCGACCGCCCCAGCCTGCCGCTGGTGGAGCAGACCCTGCGCCAGAACCGCGCCCAGCTGATGCGACTGCCGGTGGTGCACTGCGCCCAGAGCTATCTGGGCAAGGCCACGATCAATCAGCTGCGCAAGGAGATCGGCCTGCTGGCCGTGTGA
- a CDS encoding dienelactone hydrolase family protein, which yields MPPRQGEGSGVPLRCWLSLPADRPPRAGVLVLPEVFGINAWVRSVADRLASAGYAALAVPLFARTAPELELGYDEASLQLGRSHKERTEAVTLLADVEQAAEWLAERIADPVAPLGCVGFCFGGHVAMLAATLPGIAATCDFYGAGVAGARPGGGAPTLSELSRIQGRLYCFCGEADPLIREGDVRAIEGALAAAAEPERHRLIRVPGAGHGYLCEARRDFHPEGAAQGWRTMLALFEEVLGR from the coding sequence GTGCCTCCCCGCCAGGGCGAGGGGAGTGGCGTGCCGTTGCGCTGCTGGCTGTCGCTGCCTGCGGACCGCCCGCCCAGGGCCGGTGTGCTGGTGCTGCCGGAGGTGTTCGGGATCAACGCCTGGGTGCGATCGGTCGCCGACCGGCTGGCGTCGGCCGGCTATGCCGCCCTGGCCGTGCCCCTGTTCGCCCGCACGGCGCCGGAGCTGGAGCTCGGCTACGACGAGGCCTCCCTGCAGTTGGGTCGCTCCCACAAGGAGCGCACCGAGGCCGTCACCCTGCTGGCTGATGTGGAGCAGGCGGCGGAATGGCTGGCTGAGCGGATCGCCGATCCCGTCGCTCCGCTCGGTTGCGTCGGCTTCTGCTTCGGCGGCCATGTGGCCATGCTGGCGGCCACGCTTCCTGGCATCGCCGCGACCTGCGATTTCTACGGGGCGGGTGTCGCCGGTGCTCGTCCCGGTGGTGGGGCTCCCACCCTGTCCGAGCTATCACGGATCCAAGGCCGGCTGTACTGCTTCTGCGGTGAGGCGGATCCGCTGATCCGCGAGGGTGATGTGCGCGCGATCGAGGGAGCTCTGGCGGCAGCTGCCGAACCGGAGCGGCATCGGCTGATCCGGGTGCCCGGTGCCGGGCACGGGTATCTCTGCGAGGCCCGCAGGGATTTCCATCCCGAGGGGGCCGCCCAGGGGTGGCGGACGATGCTGGCCTTGTTCGAGGAGGTTCTGGGCCGCTGA
- a CDS encoding ABC transporter ATP-binding protein, whose protein sequence is MTAAIASPVLELRDVWLKIPVNSQEARTIKKALLRSLTGGAVHQTRTGAEVEALRGITCTIHHGERVALIGHNGAGKSTFLRLISGIYTATAGFFRASCPVYPMIQKSFLTGPELSGLQAVKGHYLLAHGHLRGFSQYLEDIVAFSELGDFIHLPMKGYSEGMSARLLFALLTSGSHDCLALDEGFGAGDARFFERAQQRMEEFIEAAGTLILASHADDLLRQFCRRGLVFHRGEIVFDGPLDDSLAFYHETCC, encoded by the coding sequence ATGACTGCAGCCATCGCTTCCCCTGTTCTGGAGCTCAGGGATGTCTGGCTGAAGATACCGGTCAACAGTCAGGAGGCGCGTACGATCAAGAAGGCTCTGCTTCGTTCTCTGACAGGTGGTGCTGTGCACCAGACCCGCACCGGAGCCGAGGTGGAAGCTCTGCGTGGTATCACCTGTACCATCCACCACGGTGAAAGGGTTGCCCTGATCGGGCACAATGGCGCCGGGAAGAGCACCTTCCTCCGCCTGATCTCTGGGATCTATACGGCCACGGCCGGATTCTTCCGAGCCAGTTGCCCTGTTTACCCGATGATTCAGAAGAGCTTCCTGACCGGCCCTGAGCTCAGTGGCCTCCAGGCGGTCAAGGGGCATTACCTGCTGGCCCATGGTCATCTGCGTGGTTTTTCCCAGTACCTCGAAGACATTGTTGCATTTTCAGAGCTGGGAGACTTCATTCATCTGCCCATGAAGGGTTATAGCGAAGGCATGTCTGCCAGGCTCTTGTTCGCTCTGTTGACCTCTGGTAGTCACGACTGCCTGGCTCTGGATGAAGGCTTCGGCGCCGGGGATGCTCGTTTTTTTGAACGTGCACAGCAGCGTATGGAGGAGTTCATCGAGGCCGCTGGCACGCTGATCCTGGCAAGCCATGCCGACGATCTCTTGCGTCAGTTCTGCAGGCGCGGTCTGGTGTTCCATCGTGGTGAAATCGTCTTTGACGGCCCGCTTGACGACTCTCTTGCCTTTTATCATGAAACCTGTTGCTGA
- a CDS encoding ABC transporter permease, producing MPTISCVSSAGAVWCSIVVKSSLTARLTTLLPFIMKPVADCLRFGWKSRRAWWFTASSRTRERFARTTLGSFWLGLSNLLSISVLAVVYGTVFKVEDFSAYVVYLGTGMVVWNCIAASIQASPGLFKSNASNLKNTNIHPIFYSLEEWSFQVQTFLQSFLLVLLALSIFQSTLLLHLMGVGLLPFLNLLIFIYWFPLLVCLIGVRYEDFFQLIPIVLQLMFLLSPILYQRDALAGLAWTADFNPLYRVLSGLRDALISGHLNLTHSLLLLAINAAGTLGTLWLLERQRPRLPFFV from the coding sequence ATGCCGACGATCTCTTGCGTCAGTTCTGCAGGCGCGGTCTGGTGTTCCATCGTGGTGAAATCGTCTTTGACGGCCCGCTTGACGACTCTCTTGCCTTTTATCATGAAACCTGTTGCTGACTGCCTGCGCTTCGGGTGGAAGAGTCGTCGTGCCTGGTGGTTTACGGCATCATCGCGCACCCGTGAACGCTTTGCCCGCACCACGCTGGGCAGTTTCTGGCTCGGTCTTTCCAACCTCCTCTCCATTTCGGTGCTTGCGGTTGTTTACGGCACTGTGTTCAAGGTTGAGGATTTCAGCGCCTATGTCGTGTACCTGGGCACTGGTATGGTCGTCTGGAATTGCATTGCGGCGTCGATTCAGGCCTCGCCGGGTCTGTTCAAGTCCAACGCCTCTAATCTAAAAAACACGAATATTCATCCCATCTTTTATTCCCTGGAGGAGTGGTCCTTTCAGGTGCAGACTTTTCTGCAGTCTTTCCTGCTTGTTCTTCTCGCCCTCTCCATTTTTCAGTCCACCCTCCTGCTGCATCTGATGGGTGTTGGCTTGTTGCCCTTTCTCAATCTGCTAATTTTCATCTACTGGTTTCCTTTGCTTGTCTGCCTGATCGGCGTACGCTATGAAGACTTCTTTCAGCTGATCCCAATCGTGCTTCAGCTGATGTTCTTATTGTCTCCGATTCTGTATCAACGGGATGCCCTCGCCGGCCTCGCCTGGACTGCTGACTTCAATCCTCTTTATCGAGTTCTCTCTGGTCTGCGGGATGCGCTGATCAGCGGCCATCTCAACCTCACCCACTCGCTCCTGTTGCTTGCGATCAACGCTGCCGGCACCCTGGGAACCCTCTGGCTGCTCGAGCGCCAACGCCCCAGGCTGCCGTTCTTTGTCTGA
- the mgtE gene encoding magnesium transporter: MGESSAIAEVVARQLEGLLEAANYDGAKLLLQPVQPVDAAEAIGTLPRTLQALAFRLLPKDEAIEVYEYLEPPVQQSLLERMRSGEVLELVEEMSPDDRVRLFDELPAKVVRRLLAELSPAERRVTAQMLGYEAETAGRLMTPEFIDLKEFHSAAQALEIVRRRARDTETIYALYVTDASRHLTGMLSLRDLVTADPEDRLGDVMTREVVSVSTDTDQEEVARVIQRYDFLAVPVVDREQRLVGIVTVDDIIDVIQQEATRDLYAAGAVQAGDEDDYFQSNLFTIARRRVLWLLVLLLANSGTAAVIASEDAVLKQVVVLAAFIPLLIGTGGNVGAQSSTVVIRGLSTQRLQALGPAMAIGREAVAGALLGLLMLLVVVPWAAYVSHGNWVVAGAAGISLVAITTLAATAGAALPLLFNRIGLDPALMSAPFIATATDVAGVFIYLQTAGALLRRFPAG, from the coding sequence ATGGGCGAGAGTTCCGCCATTGCTGAGGTGGTCGCACGCCAGCTGGAAGGCCTGCTGGAGGCGGCCAACTACGACGGCGCCAAGCTGCTGCTGCAACCGGTGCAGCCGGTCGACGCCGCCGAGGCGATCGGGACGCTGCCGCGCACCCTGCAGGCCCTTGCCTTCCGCCTGCTGCCCAAGGACGAGGCGATCGAGGTCTATGAATACCTGGAGCCGCCTGTGCAGCAGAGCCTGCTGGAGCGCATGCGCTCCGGTGAGGTGCTCGAACTGGTGGAGGAGATGTCACCCGATGACCGGGTGCGCCTCTTCGATGAGCTGCCCGCCAAGGTGGTGCGGCGCCTGCTGGCGGAGCTGAGCCCTGCCGAGCGCCGCGTCACGGCTCAGATGCTCGGCTACGAGGCCGAGACCGCCGGGAGGTTGATGACGCCTGAGTTCATCGATCTCAAGGAGTTCCACAGTGCCGCCCAGGCCCTCGAGATCGTGCGCCGCCGCGCCCGCGACACCGAGACGATCTACGCCCTTTACGTCACGGACGCCTCGCGTCACCTCACCGGCATGCTGTCGCTGCGCGATCTGGTGACGGCCGATCCGGAGGATCGCCTCGGTGATGTGATGACGCGCGAGGTGGTCAGCGTCAGCACCGACACCGATCAGGAGGAGGTGGCGCGTGTGATCCAGCGCTACGACTTTCTGGCTGTTCCCGTGGTGGATCGGGAGCAGCGGTTGGTGGGGATCGTCACCGTCGACGACATCATCGACGTGATCCAGCAGGAGGCCACCCGCGACCTGTACGCCGCCGGTGCGGTCCAGGCCGGTGACGAGGACGATTACTTCCAGAGCAACCTGTTCACGATCGCCCGCAGGCGGGTGTTGTGGCTGCTGGTGCTGCTGCTCGCCAACAGTGGCACCGCCGCGGTGATCGCCTCCGAGGATGCGGTGCTCAAGCAGGTGGTGGTGCTCGCCGCCTTCATCCCGCTGCTGATCGGTACGGGCGGCAATGTCGGCGCCCAGAGTTCCACCGTGGTGATCCGCGGTCTCAGCACCCAGCGCCTTCAGGCCCTGGGCCCGGCGATGGCGATCGGGCGTGAGGCGGTGGCCGGTGCCCTGCTCGGTCTGCTGATGCTGCTGGTGGTCGTCCCCTGGGCCGCCTATGTCTCTCATGGCAACTGGGTGGTGGCCGGCGCCGCCGGCATCAGCCTGGTGGCGATCACCACCCTGGCGGCCACCGCCGGAGCGGCCCTGCCCCTGCTGTTCAACCGCATCGGTCTGGACCCGGCCCTGATGTCGGCCCCCTTCATCGCCACCGCCACCGATGTGGCCGGGGTGTTCATCTACCTGCAGACAGCCGGCGCCCTGCTCCGTCGCTTCCCCGCTGGCTGA
- a CDS encoding RpoD/SigA family RNA polymerase sigma factor, with protein MLPSIDGDLVRSYLRDIGRVPLLSHEQEITLGRQVQELMQIEELREELRLRSGGEEPTLEALAEAAGLAPALLRRRLQAGRRAKERMVAANLRLVVSVAKKYTRRNMELLDLIQEGTIGLVRGVEKFDPTRGYKFSTYAYWWIRQGITRAIAEKSRTIRLPIHITETLNKLKKGQRELSQELGRTPTVSELAQFVELPEEEVKDLLWRARQPVSLETKVGDGDDTELLDLLPGEGTGPDELVDGECLKGDLRALLEQLPDPQGRVLKMRYGIDGDEPMSLTGIGRILGISRDRVRNLERDGLAGLRRLSDAVQAYVVA; from the coding sequence GTGCTGCCCTCGATCGATGGCGATCTGGTGCGCTCCTACCTGCGCGACATCGGCCGCGTGCCGCTGCTCAGCCATGAGCAGGAGATCACCCTGGGCCGTCAGGTGCAGGAGCTGATGCAGATCGAGGAGCTGCGCGAGGAATTGCGCCTGCGCTCCGGTGGCGAGGAACCCACGCTCGAGGCTCTCGCCGAGGCGGCAGGCCTGGCGCCGGCGCTGCTCCGCCGCCGCCTGCAGGCCGGCCGCCGCGCCAAGGAGCGCATGGTCGCCGCCAACCTGCGCCTGGTGGTGAGCGTCGCCAAGAAGTACACCCGCCGCAACATGGAGCTTCTGGATCTGATCCAGGAGGGCACGATCGGCCTGGTGCGCGGCGTCGAGAAGTTCGACCCCACCCGCGGCTACAAGTTCTCCACCTACGCCTACTGGTGGATCCGCCAGGGCATCACCCGGGCGATCGCCGAGAAGAGCCGCACGATCCGCTTGCCGATCCACATCACTGAGACGCTCAACAAACTCAAGAAGGGCCAGCGTGAGCTCAGCCAGGAGCTGGGTCGCACCCCCACCGTCAGCGAGCTCGCCCAGTTCGTCGAGCTGCCCGAGGAGGAGGTGAAGGATCTGTTGTGGCGGGCCCGCCAGCCGGTGAGCCTCGAGACGAAGGTCGGTGATGGCGACGACACGGAGCTGCTCGACCTGCTGCCGGGCGAGGGCACCGGTCCTGATGAGCTGGTGGATGGCGAATGTCTCAAGGGCGACCTGCGCGCCCTGCTCGAGCAGCTGCCCGATCCCCAGGGCCGCGTGCTGAAGATGCGCTACGGCATCGATGGCGATGAGCCGATGAGCCTCACCGGCATCGGCCGCATCCTCGGGATCAGCCGCGACCGCGTCCGTAATCTCGAACGCGATGGCCTGGCCGGCCTGCGCCGTCTCAGCGACGCTGTGCAGGCCTACGTCGTCGCCTGA
- a CDS encoding glutathione peroxidase, producing MTASASSPSVNVTEVVVRDASGAERRLGDWAGKVLLIVNVASRCGFTRQYAGLQALQESYGAQGLEVLGFPCNDFGAQEPGSLPEIQQFCSTTYGASFELLDKVTMAEALYTTLTQTEPAGPVAWNFEKFLVGRDGTVLARFKSGVEPEAAELKAAIEAALAG from the coding sequence ATGACCGCCTCCGCCAGCAGCCCGTCCGTCAACGTCACAGAGGTCGTGGTGCGCGACGCCTCAGGCGCTGAACGCCGCCTCGGCGACTGGGCCGGCAAGGTGCTGCTGATCGTCAACGTGGCCAGCCGCTGCGGCTTCACCCGGCAGTACGCGGGCCTGCAGGCACTGCAGGAGAGCTATGGAGCGCAGGGTCTGGAGGTGCTGGGCTTCCCCTGCAACGACTTCGGCGCCCAGGAACCGGGCAGCCTGCCGGAGATCCAGCAGTTCTGCTCCACCACCTACGGGGCCAGCTTCGAGCTGCTCGACAAGGTGACCATGGCGGAAGCGCTTTACACCACCCTCACCCAGACCGAACCGGCCGGCCCGGTGGCCTGGAACTTCGAGAAGTTTCTGGTCGGCCGCGACGGCACGGTGCTGGCGCGCTTCAAGAGCGGCGTGGAGCCCGAGGCAGCCGAGCTGAAAGCCGCGATCGAGGCAGCTCTGGCGGGCTGA
- the gyrB gene encoding DNA topoisomerase (ATP-hydrolyzing) subunit B, whose translation MSDATRVQSAYGAEQIQVLEGLEPVRKRPGMYIGSTGPRGLHHLVYEVVDNSVDEALAGHCDAIVVTLHEDGSASVSDNGRGIPTDIHPRTGKSALETVLTVLHAGGKFGAGGYKVSGGLHGVGISVVNALSAWVEVTVHRQGQEHRQRFERGVPIGSLAASPAADPTQTGTFVRFLPDTEIFTGGIEFDYGTLAARLRELAYLNGGVRIVFRDERISSRNADGEAHEEVYHYQGGIKEYVAYMNAEKDPLHPDIIYVNSEKDGVQVEAALQWCVDAYSDNIFGFANNIRTVDGGTHIEGLKTVLTRTLNAFAKKRGKRKEADANLAGENIREGLTAVLSVKVPDPEFEGQTKTKLGNTEVRGIVDSLVGEALGEYLEFHPSVIDLILEKAIQAFNAAEAARRARELVRRKSVLESSTLPGKLADCSSRDPSESEIYIVEGDSAGGSAKQGRDRRFQAILPLRGKILNIEKTDDAKIYKNTEIQALITALGLGIKGEDFDEKNLRYHRIVIMTDADVDGAHIRTLLLTFFYRYQKALVDGGYIYIACPPLYKVERGKNHSYCYNEAELKRVIDGFGEKANYTIQRFKGLGEMMPKQLWETTMDPETRMMKRVEIEDAAEADRIFTILMGDKVAPRREFIETHSAELDLTQLDI comes from the coding sequence ATGAGCGACGCCACCAGAGTCCAGTCCGCCTACGGCGCCGAACAGATCCAGGTGCTTGAGGGCCTGGAGCCGGTGCGCAAGCGGCCAGGGATGTACATCGGCTCCACAGGGCCGCGCGGTCTGCACCATCTCGTCTATGAGGTGGTCGACAACTCCGTCGACGAGGCCCTGGCAGGCCACTGCGACGCGATCGTCGTCACCCTCCACGAAGACGGCTCCGCCAGCGTTTCAGATAACGGCCGTGGCATCCCCACGGATATCCATCCCCGCACCGGCAAGAGCGCCCTCGAGACAGTGCTGACGGTGCTCCACGCCGGCGGCAAGTTCGGGGCCGGCGGCTACAAGGTCTCCGGCGGCCTGCATGGCGTGGGCATCTCCGTGGTCAATGCCCTGAGTGCCTGGGTGGAAGTGACCGTGCATCGTCAGGGCCAGGAGCATCGCCAACGTTTTGAGCGCGGGGTGCCGATCGGCAGCCTCGCCGCATCCCCCGCTGCAGATCCGACCCAGACCGGCACCTTCGTGCGCTTTCTGCCGGATACGGAGATCTTCACTGGCGGCATTGAGTTCGACTACGGCACTCTCGCCGCCCGTCTGCGCGAGCTGGCCTATCTCAACGGTGGCGTGCGCATCGTCTTCCGCGACGAGCGCATCTCCTCGCGTAACGCCGACGGGGAGGCGCATGAGGAGGTGTACCACTATCAGGGTGGCATCAAGGAATACGTCGCCTATATGAATGCGGAGAAGGATCCGCTTCACCCCGACATCATCTACGTCAACTCTGAAAAGGACGGCGTGCAGGTGGAGGCGGCGCTGCAGTGGTGTGTCGATGCCTACTCCGACAATATCTTCGGATTCGCCAACAATATCCGTACCGTCGACGGCGGAACTCACATCGAAGGCCTCAAGACTGTGCTCACACGCACGCTCAATGCCTTCGCCAAGAAGCGTGGCAAGCGCAAGGAGGCCGACGCCAATCTCGCCGGTGAGAACATCCGCGAGGGTCTGACCGCGGTGCTCTCTGTCAAGGTGCCCGATCCCGAGTTCGAAGGCCAGACCAAGACCAAGCTCGGCAACACCGAGGTGCGCGGCATCGTCGATTCGTTGGTGGGCGAGGCCCTGGGCGAATACCTGGAGTTTCACCCCTCCGTGATCGATCTGATCCTCGAGAAGGCGATCCAGGCCTTCAATGCCGCTGAGGCCGCTCGCCGCGCCCGCGAACTGGTGCGACGCAAGAGCGTGCTGGAGAGTTCCACCCTGCCGGGCAAGCTCGCCGACTGCAGCTCCCGCGATCCGTCCGAGTCGGAGATCTACATCGTTGAGGGCGACTCAGCTGGTGGCTCCGCCAAGCAGGGTCGTGACCGACGCTTTCAGGCGATTCTGCCGCTGCGGGGCAAGATCCTGAACATCGAGAAGACCGACGATGCCAAGATCTACAAGAACACCGAAATTCAGGCTCTGATCACTGCCCTGGGTCTCGGCATCAAAGGCGAAGACTTCGATGAGAAGAATCTCCGCTACCACCGGATTGTGATCATGACGGACGCAGACGTGGATGGTGCCCACATCCGCACCCTGCTGCTGACTTTCTTCTATCGCTATCAGAAAGCGCTCGTCGATGGCGGCTATATCTACATCGCCTGCCCGCCTCTCTACAAGGTCGAGCGTGGCAAGAATCACAGTTACTGCTACAACGAAGCTGAGCTCAAGAGGGTTATCGATGGTTTTGGCGAGAAGGCCAATTACACCATCCAGCGCTTCAAGGGTCTGGGCGAGATGATGCCCAAGCAGCTCTGGGAAACCACCATGGATCCCGAGACCCGCATGATGAAGCGTGTGGAGATCGAGGATGCGGCGGAGGCTGATCGCATCTTCACGATTCTGATGGGTGACAAGGTGGCTCCCAGACGTGAGTTCATTGAGACCCATAGTGCCGAGCTGGATCTCACCCAGCTGGATATCTGA
- a CDS encoding putative 2OG-Fe(II) oxygenase, whose amino-acid sequence MDPERMDVETNTVELISLFPRTLLKGRLPDDLLQRLLEHGRQLMQRPESSPDASAKLAGQLSQQRELRPDLPLTRELSQTVLLPGCERWIRHVIDREPPQGRGPWTPGRYQLQLIDLWLNVQRQGDYNPTHTHGGSFSGVIFLQVPPQITSERFDGQLCFHGPEEWHIQSFRTGMAHYVLPVPGDYYVFPAWQPHSVCPFRGEGERWSIAFNVVAVPQMARPAPAPPAGPGRVTNVSLSSSRPRPGGF is encoded by the coding sequence ATGGATCCCGAGCGGATGGATGTCGAGACGAACACAGTCGAGCTGATCAGCCTCTTCCCGCGCACCCTGCTCAAGGGACGACTGCCGGACGACCTGCTCCAGCGCCTGCTCGAGCACGGCCGCCAGCTGATGCAGCGCCCTGAGTCCAGTCCCGATGCTTCCGCCAAGCTGGCGGGCCAGCTGTCCCAGCAGCGGGAACTGCGCCCCGATCTGCCGCTCACCCGCGAACTCAGCCAGACAGTGCTTCTGCCGGGCTGCGAGCGGTGGATCCGCCACGTCATCGACCGGGAGCCTCCCCAGGGCCGTGGTCCCTGGACGCCCGGCCGTTATCAGCTGCAGTTGATCGATCTCTGGCTGAACGTGCAGCGCCAGGGGGATTACAACCCCACCCACACCCATGGCGGCAGCTTCTCGGGGGTGATCTTCCTGCAGGTGCCACCGCAGATCACGTCCGAGCGCTTCGACGGCCAGCTGTGCTTCCACGGCCCTGAGGAGTGGCACATCCAGAGCTTCCGCACCGGCATGGCCCACTACGTGCTGCCGGTGCCCGGTGACTACTACGTCTTCCCGGCCTGGCAGCCCCATTCGGTCTGCCCGTTCCGGGGCGAGGGGGAGCGCTGGTCGATCGCCTTCAACGTGGTGGCGGTGCCCCAGATGGCCCGCCCTGCCCCTGCGCCCCCAGCCGGGCCGGGCCGGGTCACCAATGTGTCCCTGTCCAGTTCGCGCCCGCGCCCGGGAGGCTTCTGA